The Anastrepha ludens isolate Willacy chromosome 2, idAnaLude1.1, whole genome shotgun sequence DNA window aaaaaatatagataataacactttaattttaaaaactcgATATATCGCTATCCGATATTTTGCCATCGATATTTTGCCAGCTCTATTGCACCCCACAGTCGCGGCAGGTTATGGCAGTATGCGAGTATATGCGTTAAACCCATTTTAACGTGTGAGTCAAAACCATATTTCCACTgtaataataactaaaaaacaaaaatttaaaaatacttctgaTACAATCTCTCAGTCAAGTTCGTATGTTATagttgctttttatatttttttaagatttctctttttttactaTGACAAAAGTCTGAATCCGAAAAATGGTTAATTTATTGTACATAGTTGATGTGAATTACAATAAAAAGCTCACGtaccttcaaaaatatttagttctTTTAACTATATGGGCtatggattttttaaaatactggGTATATGCGTGAGTTAAGGGCATGCATATATGCGGCTATAACTGCCCAAAacggttatttttatttttgctctttttcagatatGGCATGCACGACTGCAATTTAATGCAAGAAATGAAGagtttttcagttatttttgcTATATGTGGAAATCACACCGAtttaaaaataccaaattttcttAAGGGCgcccattcattcattcataaggTTCGACGTGAATTGGAGGCATCAAGCCGCAATGgggaatttgttgaaaaaagcaaaaaacatgaGAAACGTTCCGACACCATCGGATCTGCAGAATTTAGCATCtctgctccttcacacaaagcCATGGCGTCACAAGATTTGAAgggctgaaaatttccatagCCACCCCAACAACGAACTTATGGCCGCCTTACTCCCCAAACCTTAATCATCCGGATTACTACGTATGGGCCAtagttgagcgtgaaaccaataaaaatcctcataacaccatttcttctTTGAAAACACCAATTATTACCGTTATGGTTAGTATGAATAAAAAGCTTTTGTTTCGGGCATGCAATCGTTTCTGGACCTGGATCAAGTAggttaaaataagttaataagctaaagttgtgtaaaaaattcgtaaagttttattaaattttgttcaaaataaaagctaattagtcCTGCTCTCAAGTTGTCCTTAAATAACGTaagcaccctgtatatatttttgtttatgtagtaaacaaaaaagaaaacaaatttgccAGTTTTTGGTCCATGCGCATTCAATAAAGGtgatggcactagaccaacaacaacgttttgtacCTAATGTAATGTCGCGACAAAGGAAATAGAAACGCCGAACTGTGTTGAACAGGCGATATGTAGTTGGAATTAGAAGCATACGACGATGATGCGAATGGAACGACTTTTCATTTTGTGCTGGCATCTGAATTCACacggaaaaagaaaataatcaaaTCAGCTGGTCCACTGatatcacctttaatagattcgccttgtttttgataaaatgaaGGAAGAAAGTGATATACTTGAAAATAAtacttaaatgaaatttaaattaatttaaaaactaattctatatttttagtgaaaatcttTACAACAATAATGattgaaaaaagttattgaaagtaTAATTAACTCAAATGACAATGTACTAAATGTTTTGTTTGGCTAGTGCCGTCACCTTTAATAAATGGGCCTTGAGCCAGCCTAACATAACCCAAACTAAACTCCGAAAATGCCAATTTGTAAttacgaaaattcaaaatcttAACTCTAACCACTTTATTATTTCACACACTTAACAACACAAGACTTTAACCTATACATTAGACCATAATTCACAGGGACGGCGCTCACTCTGATCATGTTCACGTATCCAACGATTGAGTACtgaaaataacacaaaacatTAATTTATGGGAAAAATGTTTTCGAACTCATTTGTTTTCAACATACCCCACTTGGAGCCGACGATAATCGGACAACCTCCGTGGAGAGTACGTTGATCTTTTTCGCCACTAGCATGCAGATTGTACCAGAAAGCCGCAGCACCCTTTTTGGGCTTTAACAAACGTTTGAGATAGGGAAAAGCAGTGCCGCCGCCTTGCTCGACATCagttaacttgaaaaaaaaaaaaacaataataaaaaattatagataTGAGTACAGTGAGTTAACGAATTTCTGGCAAAGTgacttttttacaatattcgcaatgtTCTTCATccctcaaaaattaaaaagaaaaaatgtagaaaagcaTAGCTAATATTGGATCACTGTGCCATaacttttttgaactttaaattAGGCGAAGCAAAAGTGAATTgacttacataaaataaaactgtTGCAATTCGATTGCCCATTTCTTTATCGCTGACAACAAGATCAGTCTggtatgaaaatatcaaaaatttgaatttgttaaaattactttcgaaaacaaataaatcctcCTCACCAAACTTAAATCAAACCAATCATAATGTTGTTCATAATGCCCACCGATGCCATAATTCTGAAACTGGTGATCCTCTGCAAagttcatatttaaatttgtcatgTCCTCAACACGCACATCAATCGTCTGCAGTATCTTGTGCACTgttttcggtaaaaatatggcttGACTTGTGCGCACACGTGAGACAACAGATTCATTAGCACCAAAGATTTTCGAACGTACAATGcgattttttgttaaacttcTCATTATCTCGATTTCAGCATCCGAAAGCACATCGTAATAGAGCACAAGCAAAGGATAGTGATTTAGTTCTTCGGCTTTTATGGGTGCAAGCAGTAAAAAAGGATGCGTCTCGGTGAGGTAGCCACAACGTAGATCACGTTCTTCGCTCGGGCTTTGCGTAAATAAGCCATTGCAAATGTGTTTGTAAAGCGTGGGGGGATCGGTAGTGAATAGGTTGGTTGGTAATGGCTGCAAATGTGGGAGGGAATAGATTTTATactgggaaaataaaaattattttacgcaAATTTTCACGCACTTCATGGTCTTCCGTTAGATTAACGCTAGCAtattcactttcaaaatatttggccTGAAAATGCAAGTAAGTCGTTGTATAGTTCTCGACATTTGGACGCAACTGCACCAACTCCGCTAAGGTTTGATTTGCGCCCTTCAAATCTCCCAGCTCCGTTTTTGTTTTGGCCAGCATCAACAAAACTTCTGCCTTATCGATTTTCTCTTCTACCGAAAGCATTTCGCTGGGTAACACTTCGACGTTGCGCAAGCGTAGCGCTTCTGTAGCCCATGCATGAGCGAGTcgcgttttattttctttggcagCGTATTTCGCAATATCAAAACAAAGACGGGCATCTAGATTGACGCTGGAAATGAACGAATGagaaaataaagttattaaagaaaatattcctAGATGATTGTGATGAAATTACTAGGACAGCACTCACTCATACTTTACACCATCCAGTATACCTTGAGCCATATCTGCTGTGTTGAGCCGGTAGACATCCTGTATGCGCACTAAGCCGTCAATAGCGCCATCTAATTCGGAAGTTCCAGGATATGGAATGGCGTCCTTGTAGCGCTCAATTGCGTTGAGTGATTCTGCGGAAATCAaacatatttctttattcttattcttagaAACTCGTCTTTCTTTGTATCGTATAGGTTTTGTgcctaaatttcaaatttattatggTTTTATTGCTTCAATACCAACATTAAGTACTACGAAATAATGTAACCAATTCCAAAgccatatgtataaataaataaagccatATTACTTTATTTCACTTCACATCGATAAATACAGTTATATAGCTTTAGTTCtatgaaaaaagtgaaataaggtcataataaaaaagttgcatATGTGAGACGAAGTAATACTGTTGGATTCATACAAACATTTCAAGCGTTGACAACCATTTTACCAACAAATAAAACATGAACCTAAGGAAAAGGaaacacaaatatttgaaagagcACTATAAAGGCAATAAGTATTATAATGATAAATCACATTTACAGGGCTACAGGGAAAGTCCTCCTTGATACATAAGGACATTATTATTTTGGTAATTACTTATGAATTTGCTTATATGGTTCATTGCTGCTCCTGTACTATAAAAATTCAGATGGAggtattttttcttgtaaaaagtctttcaaaatagGAAACCCGTTAGTGATTCCTTGCGCTccttccatttttcttttatatatcaGCAACTTCTTGTGAAAGGCTTGCATGAACTTTAAACAGCAagctattgaaaataaatttctattaaTAATGATTGTTAGTAGCTACAACGACTATCTGTGAAGGTCcccttttaaattataaaatttggaaacCACTGTAATAAACCCTTAAATCACAAGATATAAAAGTATCGAGCATTCGATACATGGAGAAAACGCAGAAGATAgccagaaaaaatttttttcaaaaatttacggAATTTGTATGCCACTttaaactaacactttattaaaccaaaattcaatgagctgtAAAACTGCACACccgaaagttttctaaaaattctgactaagaggtttgaaatttttatctaaatgtatagatttttttatgagttgACACAAGGTTTGAAACTGGAATTTATACAGGTTTTATAGTAAACTAAACtatatgagcaaaaaaaaaataagtattgaaatactaaaaatactcaatactaaattaaaataacgTCTAAATTTGTCAATAAGTTCCCGTGCTATAATTATGAAAttcagggtttgattgaaaagtaatgagcattCCCGCGCGGAGCGGTTGTCAAGCGTTCAAccaaatcggctggtgggggaaaatgatcgttggaccttccccttccactagaaaccggtcccagttcgctggcaacagcgatgcagtcaacatcgctccgcgcgggaaagttgttttaaaagtgtgttaggattttgcagtggcgaaaatgcagcgatcgttggagcaacgttactcgatcaaattttgcgtaaagcgaaacaaaacgagtaccgaaaccattgggctactcaaggaggcttacggggaccaatctctgtccagtgcccaggtaaaacggtgacACAAggcgttcaaggaaggccgggaggacgtcgaagacgaacagcgatctggaaggccttcgacgacgcaaacagacgaagatgtgaaccgggttcgtgaatttttgaacattcccctccggacttcttgttgttcccgcgcctgaaaagaaagctgaaggagaggcgtttcgactccatcgaggcgatccaagaaactgtgacagccgaattgaatgcgattccggcggatgagtttaaaaaatgtttcctgcagtggaaggaccgctaccagcggtgtattgacgccaagggtcctattttgaagaatattagttgtataagccaaaaggtttaataaaactgcttaaaaaaataaggctcattacatttcaatcaaaccctgaaGTATATTTTTTCGACATCATTATCAGCAGATTCAGGGTCTACATAAGATTCTAAGAAAAAAGGTCCACTACAGCATAACTTTAAAGTCAATTTCGAAAtgaagataaggataaagataagataagacacaggtacagatactgatacagatacagatacagatacagatacagatacagatacagatacagatacagatacagatacagatacagatacagatacagatacagatacagatatagatacagatacagatacaaattagatatagatacagatacagatacagatacagatacagatacagatacagatacagatatagatacagatacagatacagatatagatacagatacagatacaaattaGATATactagatacagatacagatacagatacagatacagatatagatacagatacagatacagatacagatacagatacagatatagatacagatacagatacagatacagatacagatacagatacagatacagatacagatacagatacaaattagatatagatacagatacagatacagatacagatacagatatagatacagatacagatacagatacagatacagatacagatacagatacagatacagatacagatacagatacagatacagatacagatatagacaGACAAGAGGGGGCTTTAATTCGGGTTAAAGTCTCACACTGATGGCTACAATGGCCATAGACTGTCGAAGCACTCCTCTTCCGTAAAAAAAGAAGATACAGATAACAAAATATGACCTTGGTTAAAACTGAATTTACATTATGTTTAAATATATTGGCATGTTTGAATTACTTTTTCCTGATTCATATTGCATAAGGTTTTCAACACGCTCCCAATCCATTGTCAAGCGTTTGGttagcatatacatatttaacggGCTCTCAAAGTAATCCGCCCCTTCTCGAAGTGCTTCATCGCGATCTGCTTCCAATTCTTCCAACCGACTGCAAAACGGTAAGTAACCAGAAAGTTGGGTGATTAGAGAAGGATTTTCAGAGTGGTAATTTCCATAATTcgtaataatgtaaaatatttctaaCCAAGCAACATAAAAAGCAATTTGAGAATgtccatacatatattcatttcAACAGAGGTACCTGCACTTTGAATATAATTTCCTTATCTCTTCTTACACTTCACTGCACAAATATTCTGTTAGttgcaaaaagaaaattatttaattcacaGACGATTGGGGTCGGGGAGAAGCTGTATTGGCAACATATGCTGCCTAAGTAGACGAATACCTATAAACCACACTTTATAAGTCTTTCGTCAGGGAACCGTTCTAAGCTCTGCACCCACAATATTGTTTTAGgtgaaaattgtagaaaaagtgTGAATCAGATTATAAACCGCCTAAATATATTGAGTCATTTAGATTTTTAAGATACAGAATTTGAACCGGCAGAGTTTTGAAACCCAAAATTTTTGGTATAGAATATTgtatcataaaaatgtttgcacaTTACTTCTCATCATCCTATTGTATGACGCAAAAGattagacgatgacaacatcgcATGCTGGCGGTCCTTACAGTTTTCGAGAATCTACAAAAGCTTTATGAAGCTTGGCAGCGCCAACAATCTAAGCACCTTGTACTTCGCGTCATGTCTCTATCTATCATACATCTGCGGAATTACCCAATAGTATAAAGGACACAACCGCAAGTAGTCATCACACGGTATTCTCCATAACCCGCAAAACACAGACTCTCCAACTCTGAAAGTATGCGGAAGTATACCTGGAAGTAGTAGCAGAAAAAGGCAAGGCCCTCTTTGCGCTGGAAAAATAAAGCACAGAAGGATTTGACTTCTCTTGGTGTATTCAACTGTCGCACAAAGAGAAACGACACgtacgctttgttaaactcgattAAAATCGCTTAAGTGATTAAAGTAATAAATCAAAGAGGAAGAAGGCAATTTCCTTATACTTCAGCTTTATATGGATATCATGTTTGATTATAATtattgtgtatttatttttaattgttcgcAAGTTTGATTTCATGCTTGTTAATAGTTCTTGTATCGAAATCGTTGAGTACATGAAAAGCTCATCATCAGCGTGTAGTGTTCTTATCGAGTTTAATTCAAGTACGTTATTaagatattacattttaaaaataaagcctTGAGCTTGCGGTACACCTGCCCCTATTGCGCGCGTGGAACTTATTACGTTATTACAAGATTATTTTCTGGCCCCAGTTCTAAAAGTCTTCTGACCATTATTTCTATTGTATATTAGTCGAATCAATTGCTTTAACTAAATCACCAGGCGaagtacatattttaatttatagacaATATTTTCGTACATGAGAAACAAGCAGATTTTTCTTGAGTTTCAGATTTGTGCAAATCCAAATTGGTTCTCATCAAATATTTGGTTATGTTTTAGAAAGAATTTGAATCgattaaaataacattttaaaattttggagcAATAATGCTTAATTTCGTTATTTATAGGAagcttgaaaatatttattaacttcTTCTTGTGTCGATTGGGACAACGGAGCCAATTTTTACTTCCCCTAACTCCTGATTAACTGCAAAacattcattgataaatttagATAATCGGAAAACTTGAAAGtcttatatttctttataaaacgTGCAGATATCCCATACGGATCATTTGCtgttatattcaaatttttgattGCCCTTTCAAGCTAATAAATACTGCATTCCTCCAATGGAAAAGGATAATTGAATTCTGTTGTCAGttatcaatataatttaaaaaaaatggtacttTCTTAGAAAAGTATTCATTGCAGATATTCCCGATTTGAATTTTGTCTCTTATGCTATTATTTCCTCATTTCATTTCACTAATTTCGGTTTACCGTAATCCCCTCTTTGTCTCCTTTTATAAGTTCCTTTAGAACAacctatatttttgaaatgatgattttttttactttcattaaaaaaaaacagcgctTAACATGAATAATATAACATATTGTACTCAGTTATGTTAATTGAGGCAGGGTTGAATGGCTCGCGCTAAGGAGTTGTCGTCTAGCTTCTTTCACTGTCATTTCTTGATAATAATCTAATTTTTCATATGCATTTTAAACCGTTATCTCGAGTAGGTTCCAGCAACGAAGGCTTAACGGCCTTACAAAGGCAATTTTCAGAGGTTTGCCCATTACCTACCTAAGGGCTACTGCTGCTGGATAAACAATGTGTGATGCTTCATATCCACAGCGAAGCGCTACAGCAACGGTATTTATCGCGATAAGAATATTTTTAGCCCAGTACTAACCAGTTAACTGTGTTTGGCGAGTATATTCGTCATGGAAAAGTGGCAAAAATTTTTGTCATCACAACAATATTAGTCATGACAAGAAAGTAGTTACCATTGGgtatttaaattgtaatttttgtaaaaaatgtaacatatttttaaatttcaagatGTTTAGAAGAATATGAGACCAGgccaaaataaaccaaaaaaaaaacctaaaaatatgaaaatttgtgtAATAAACTCATGCTTCCCCGCATACACCGGAAGAAGCAGCGTATTAGTTCGCATACCGAATCAGCCatggtatatatatatcagCGATTTAGTGGTATTTGGGGAACAGTTATTATCAAGTGAGTATACGATCTCACGAGTCAATGGTTCTTATAAAGTGAGTGTGTAAATGTTACAAAGTTTTCCAGAAATATTTGTAAAGGCCCAAGCAGCTAGAgtgctcattttttttttgtttttaagttagtttaatattttatattattataatataataaataataataataatataataataataatactctttttttagttttaatatttttattctcaaaatgAGCAATCCCGGCAGCGACGATGATGTGATTTCGCCTACAAAGAAGATAATACGTTTACAAGCATTTTCGTCGTCCTCTGAAAGCATTACTGCCGACAGCGATCCTGAAAACATACATCATGTAACCCAATTACTCGTGAATCATTTTCCGGATTATACAAATCCCGGAACTTCGAGTGCAAGCAACGCCACACGAAGGTGTTCCCTGTGTTATAATAAACGTAAGATGTTTACTGGTGTTCTGTTGGAATGTGCCCTTGTGTGTTGTACCTCGTTTCAGAAAATACCACTCcacaacagaaaaataaatctTGAACTTTGTATTCTTACATTTTTAGCGAAATAACATAAGTGAAATAAATCAATATtcgtaattttaatttcattttacaaaataagCCTATACCTATGTTTCATGCAATTCTTACTCTACGCTTGGCAATTATACCCGTCCTCGTTCGATTTTCGCGACACAAATTTGTGGGCGCTTTGTAAACGGTGCGACACAGTTAAATggttaataaagaaaatattcgtttagttttatttgatgaatatctaAGTTATAGCTATACAAATGATCTCTCACTCTTAGTACATTTTTGAGAGGTAGAAGGGCTCACACGAAGTTGTTTAAGTTCTAAGATTTagtttaaagaattaaaaactaTTTCGCTAAACATTACtaaacaataaaagaaaatctaaatttataCATTAACAATTTGCACTACAGTGGCGGCATTCGCAAGTCGTCTTAAAAGTCGAGGCCGCCAGTCTGGCGACAAGATGTCATTAAAAGGGATTGATTTTCTTCTCTTATGTCATATAACGCTATTAAACACAATAAATCAGTTTCAACGTATTCAGTGTTTTCTAATATCcatatatttgctttaaatcaGTCAGGGACAAATAACTCAGAAAAGCTGGTCTTCCCATCAGAGAAATTTGCCGATCGCAAAGGTTATTTGAGTCACGTGAGTCTTTCAACTAAAAACTGTCTTTTACAAGCTTCCTAGGAAAACATAATTAACTGAAGTGTTCCACGGAAATATAAACATGAACAGCCCTTTCTTGTCGAACCAAACTTGGTAGCCTTACTAAAGCATTGAAGACGAAATTAAATCTTGCGCCTACCCGCATAACTTTTATCACTCTTTTCCGCCTGGAGTTGATTATTAACtttaatgaacaattttttccttaaaatttttaagtttctcaAATGCCGTATAGCACAtcaatattttgaccagtttcgactactttttttttgtgaatattcatcattttttttataaaagtatactt harbors:
- the LOC128869168 gene encoding prolyl 4-hydroxylase subunit alpha-1; amino-acid sequence: MEFYSSVHQMTKLVQFEAVFLRHMQKYIKANENKLEFLKARLEELEADRDEALREGADYFESPLNMYMLTKRLTMDWERVENLMQYESGKKSLNAIERYKDAIPYPGTSELDGAIDGLVRIQDVYRLNTADMAQGILDGVKYDVNLDARLCFDIAKYAAKENKTRLAHAWATEALRLRNVEVLPSEMLSVEEKIDKAEVLLMLAKTKTELGDLKGANQTLAELVQLRPNVENYTTTYLHFQAKYFESEYASVNLTEDHEPLPTNLFTTDPPTLYKHICNGLFTQSPSEERDLRCGYLTETHPFLLLAPIKAEELNHYPLLVLYYDVLSDAEIEIMRSLTKNRIVRSKIFGANESVVSRVRTSQAIFLPKTVHKILQTIDVRVEDMTNLNMNFAEDHQFQNYGIGGHYEQHYDWFDLSLVRRIYFDKEMGNRIATVLFYLTDVEQGGGTAFPYLKRLLKPKKGAAAFWYNLHASGEKDQRTLHGGCPIIVGSKWVLNRWIREHDQSERRPCELWSNV